The following are encoded in a window of Acinonyx jubatus isolate Ajub_Pintada_27869175 chromosome D4, VMU_Ajub_asm_v1.0, whole genome shotgun sequence genomic DNA:
- the ST6GALNAC4 gene encoding alpha-N-acetyl-neuraminyl-2,3-beta-galactosyl-1,3-N-acetyl-galactosaminide alpha-2,6-sialyltransferase has product MKAPGRLLLVILCSSGFSAAYILLCCWACLSFCLAPCLDPYPSTNSRPTVPGPLHFSGYSSVPDGKPLVREPCRSCAVVSSSGQMLGSGLGAEIDSAECVLRMNQAPTVGFEADVGRRSTLRVVSHTSVPLLLRNYSHYFQHARDTLYVVWGQGRHMDRALGGRTYRTLLQLTKMYPGLQVYTFTERMMAYCDQVFQDETGKNRRQSGSFLSTGWFTMILALELCEEIVVYGMVSDSYCREESHPSVPYHYFEKGRLDECQMYLAHERAPRSAHRFITEKAVFSRWAKKRPIVFAHPSWRTQ; this is encoded by the exons atgAAGGCTCCG GGTCGGCTCCTGCTTGTCATCCTGTGCTCCTCGGGCTTCTCAGCTGCCTACATCCTGCTGTGCTGCTGGGCCTGCCTGTCCTTCTGCCTGGCCCCCTGCCTGGACCCCTACCCGTCCACCAACTCCAGGCCCACTGTGCCAGGGCCCCTGCACTTCAGCGGATATAGCAGCGTGCCAGATGGGAAG ccGCTGGTCCGAGAACCATGCCGTAGCTGTGCCGTGGTGTCCAGCTCCGGCCAGATGCTGGGCTCGGGCCTGGGCGCGGAGATCGACAGTGCCGAGTGCGTGCTGCGCATGAACCAGGCACCCACCGTGGGCTTTGAGGCGGACGTGGGCCGGCGCAGCACCCTGCGCGTGGTCTCGCACACGAGTGTGCCTCTGCTGCTGCGCAACTACTCCCACTACTTCCAGCACGCCCGTGACACGCTCTACGTGGTGTGGGGCCAGGGCAGGCACATGGACCGGGCGCTGGGCGGCCGTACCTACCGCACACTGCTACAGCTCACAAAGATGTACCCGGGCCTGCAGGTCTACACCTTCACGGAGCGCATGATGGCCTACTGCGACCAGGTCTTCCAGGACGAGACGGGCAAGAACCG GAGACAGTCCGGCTCCTTCCTCAGCACCGGCTGGTTCACCATGATCCTCGCCCTGGAGCTGTGCGAGGAGATCGTGGTCTACGGAATGGTCAGCGACAGCTACTGCAG GGAGGAGAGCCACCCCTCGGTGCCTTACCACTACTTTGAGAAGGGCCGGCTGGACGAATGTCAGATGTACCTGGCCCACGAGCGGGCGCCCCGCAGCGCCCACCGCTTCATCACTGAGAAGGCCGTGTTCTCCCGCTGGGCCAAGAAGAGGCCCATTGTGTTTGCCCACCCATCGTGGAGGACCCAGTAG